The Spirochaeta isovalerica genome includes the window AAATTATAGCTCTAACTGATAGTTCAGAAATGGTTGATGTTTTAAATAATTTTATTACTGATATAAACATCTCCATTACTGATCACAATGACAAAATTGACAATAAAGAAACAACTCTTAGTAATATCAAAAATAAATTCTGGTCGATTATGCGTTGGGATTATGACCAGACAGTCAGTGTATATCTTAAAGAAAAAAGTAGCATAGAGAAGAATATAAAATCAATTGATGATGAATTAGAAAATATTGATCAAAAATTATTAGAGCAACGAAAAGTTGCAGTTGAAGAGCAAAAGAAAACTATCAATATTGAAGAAGCTATTGGGAATATAAATAGTGGATTAACAGAACTTGGGATAGATGGGTTTAAAATTGAAAAATACAAAGATGAATTATATCAGATAAAACGCAGTGAAGAATGTAGCGAGACCTTTAAAACTTTAAGTGAAGGTGAAAAAATGATAATCAGCTTCCTTTATTTTAGGGAGTTATGCAAAGGGAAAAAATCTGCTTCGTCCCAAGCTAATAAAAAAATAATAATTATAGATGATCCAATTTCAAGCTTGTCACATGTTTATATTTTCAATGTTGGTCAAATGATTAAGAATGAATTCTTAAATTTCTCAAATGTCGAGCAATTATTTTTACTTACCCATAGTCTTTACTTTTTTTATGAAATGACAGATACAAATCATGAAAGAAGAAAGGAGAATCAAAAGCTTTTTCGATTATTGAAAAATAGTACTGGTACACAATTAGCAGATCTGAAATATGAAGAAATCCAAAATGATTATCATTCATACTGGTATATTATAAAGGATGCCCAACAGCCACCAGCCTTAATTGCAAACTGTATGCGCAATATCATTGAGTATTTCTTTAATTTTATTGAGAGAAGAGATCTGAATAATGTATTTCAAAAGCCAGAATTACAGGCAACTAGATTTCAAGCTTTCTGTCGTTATGTTAATAGGGAATCACATTCTCTTGGACAAAATATTTTTGATTTCAAAGAATTTAATTATGATGATTTCAAAGAAGCTTTTGGCCTGGTCTTTATTCAAAGTGGTTATGAAGAACATTATAAAAAAATGATGAAATAGAGAGGGGAACCGCCTCCGCCATCCATGGCTCCGGTGGTGGGGCGCGGGTATTTTAAGAAACTGGCAACCGGAGGGTGCGGTACAGCCTATAACAAGAAATATGCAGTTACGGGCTAAAGCCCTTCACCAAAATTGCCTTTAACA containing:
- a CDS encoding AAA family ATPase, whose amino-acid sequence is MINKITMNKVASYKNSVIIETDKKVNLIYGLNGTGKSTLSDFLYNPSDPRFSNCSTEGHNSEDILVYNQQFIRDYFYESENLKGIFTLSKENKVAEEKVKAAEKEIEGLESKKTIKNEEKTKQETELDDKKKNSENRVWEIKTKYAGGDRVLEYCLENLKGQKEKLFNHILSIEKLEEKPLDTVEQLKKEVEAVQGSNAQKYALLPKIEFSENGIETSELFQKQIVGNENSTIAELIKELGNSDWVKKGLGFLSETISPDGDACPFCQQKTITSELKEKIESFFDESYEKDLNDIKELKNNYEDEINRINQKEVYVVNPFISENEDKFDNLFDGLITTLKRNIHLIDDKINAPSKIIALTDSSEMVDVLNNFITDINISITDHNDKIDNKETTLSNIKNKFWSIMRWDYDQTVSVYLKEKSSIEKNIKSIDDELENIDQKLLEQRKVAVEEQKKTINIEEAIGNINSGLTELGIDGFKIEKYKDELYQIKRSEECSETFKTLSEGEKMIISFLYFRELCKGKKSASSQANKKIIIIDDPISSLSHVYIFNVGQMIKNEFLNFSNVEQLFLLTHSLYFFYEMTDTNHERRKENQKLFRLLKNSTGTQLADLKYEEIQNDYHSYWYIIKDAQQPPALIANCMRNIIEYFFNFIERRDLNNVFQKPELQATRFQAFCRYVNRESHSLGQNIFDFKEFNYDDFKEAFGLVFIQSGYEEHYKKMMK